From one Silurus meridionalis isolate SWU-2019-XX chromosome 23, ASM1480568v1, whole genome shotgun sequence genomic stretch:
- the gtf2h5 gene encoding general transcription factor IIH subunit 5, whose amino-acid sequence MVNVLKGVLVECDPAMKQFLLYLDETSALGKKFIIQDLDDTHVFILAEVVHILQEKVGELMDQNSFPITQK is encoded by the exons ATGGTAAATGTGTTAAAAGGAGTTCTTGTGGAATG CGACCCTGCGATGAAGCAGTTCCTCCTGTACCTGGATGAAACCTCAGCTCTGGGGAAGAAGTTCATCATCCAGGACCTGGACGATACACATGTCTTTATCCTGGCTGAAGTTGTGCACATACTGCAGGAGAAAGTCGGGGAGCTCATGGACCAGAACTCTTTCCCCATCACTCAGAAAtaa